Proteins from one Triticum aestivum cultivar Chinese Spring chromosome 7A, IWGSC CS RefSeq v2.1, whole genome shotgun sequence genomic window:
- the LOC123151192 gene encoding uncharacterized protein produces the protein MTGPLCLPTLDFPPSRVSSAARLQPLRRPYLSYSLRRPAPSPPPRRSRRARPHAPISPAQAFIRPASSPSRRPRRAHPAGHPLPPPSPTSRSRRSQLFLHRFLMASCETLRARPQRYFPQICLTYDHMDHMVKFHGRTGLKRSEEVEDYFDIQFLTAEDANRAFNHLKGKVPNMEFSWAPRNIIKDKPPTGVVDTSFVPPKCDLDCFSELPSLPIPANQPFPTFWKLPPPQHKRKRGRQSPEPPRSAERYPPSSVQMDEVDPRPPFTARYWAQLRPIYSTNI, from the exons ATGACTGGTCCGCTCTGTCTCCCGACGCTCGATTTCCCCCCCTCGAGGGTTTCCTCCGCCGCCAGGTTGCAGCCCCTGCGTCGCCCGTACCTCTCCTACTCCCTCCGACGACCGGCGCCATCCCCGCCACCCCGCAGgagccggcgagcgcggccccaCGCTCCCATCTCGCCGGCACAAGCATTCATCCGtcccgcctcctccccctcccgacggccccgacgcgcccatccCGCCGGCCACCCCCTTCCTCCGCCGTCCCCAACGAGCCGATCCCGCCGGTCGCAGCTCTTCTTGCACCGCTTCCTG ATGGCGTCATGCGAAACCTTGAGGGCAAGACCTCAGAGATATTTCCCACAGATTTGTCTGACATATGACCATATGGAtcatatggtgaagtttcatggcCGG ACTGGTCTCAAGAGGTCTGAAGAAGTGGAGGACTATTTTGATATTCAGTTTCTAACTGCTGAAGACGCCAACCGTGCCTTTAACCATCTCAAGGGCAAGGTACCAAACATGGAGTTCAGTTGGGCGCCGAGGAACATTATCAAAGACAAGCCACCAACTG GAGTGGTGGATACTTCATTCGTCCCACCAAAATGTGATCTCGATTGCTTTAGTGAGCTG CCTTCCCTGCCCATTCCTGCCAATCAGCCATTCCCCACATTCTGGAAGTTGCCGCCTCCACAGCATAAACGGAAGAGAGGTCGACAGTCTCCAGAGCCTCCACGTTCCGCAGAGCGGTATCCCCCAAGTAGTGTTCAGATGGATGAAGTCGACCCACGCCCTCCATTCACAGCGCGCTACTGGGCGCAACTTCGTCCGATATACA GTACCAACATATGA